The following proteins come from a genomic window of Bacillus sp. (in: firmicutes):
- the ypeB gene encoding germination protein YpeB produces MLRIILLLFFAVVVIGTGFWGYQEHQEKNAILIHAENNYQRAFHDLTYQMDLLQDKIGTTLAMNSRMQLSPALADVWRITSDAHNNVGQLPLSLLPFNKTEEFLSKIGDFSYRTAVRDLEKEPLTDGEYKTLQQLYNHATEIQQELRKVQHQVITNNLRWMDVELALASEKENKDNTIIDGFKTVEKNVEGYSESNFGPEFTQMNAKNDNEFRYLEGKEISKQEAINIARKFLQIKENAAIDVSENGDGSNYGFYSLVIHTPKEDSEVYMDITKKGGYPIWVINHREVREERISLNDAADKAKDYLNTQNFTDIQLFESTQYDSVGVFTFVAIEDNVRIYPDSIRVKVALDNGDIIGFSANDYLMAHHKRTIPKAKIPIEQAMQKVNPAVKVMENRLAIINNDIGKEVLCYEILGTVHNDTYRIYINAIDGSEEKVEKLRNAEPIYDQV; encoded by the coding sequence TTGCTTCGAATCATATTATTATTATTTTTCGCAGTCGTTGTTATAGGTACTGGATTTTGGGGTTATCAGGAGCATCAAGAAAAAAACGCAATCTTAATTCATGCCGAAAACAATTATCAACGTGCCTTTCATGATTTGACGTACCAAATGGACCTTCTGCAAGATAAAATTGGAACTACTTTAGCAATGAATTCGAGAATGCAGCTTTCTCCAGCATTAGCAGATGTGTGGAGAATTACATCTGATGCTCACAATAATGTTGGCCAACTGCCACTCTCCCTTTTGCCATTTAATAAGACAGAGGAATTTCTATCGAAGATTGGCGATTTTTCGTATCGGACAGCTGTTCGTGACTTAGAAAAGGAGCCATTAACAGATGGGGAATATAAAACATTGCAGCAATTATACAATCATGCTACAGAGATTCAACAGGAGCTAAGAAAAGTACAGCATCAAGTTATTACGAACAATTTAAGATGGATGGATGTTGAACTGGCTTTAGCTTCAGAAAAGGAAAATAAAGATAATACGATTATCGATGGTTTTAAAACAGTTGAAAAAAATGTCGAGGGATATTCTGAAAGTAATTTTGGTCCTGAGTTTACACAAATGAACGCAAAAAATGATAATGAGTTCCGATATTTGGAAGGAAAAGAGATATCTAAGCAAGAAGCAATCAATATTGCTAGAAAATTTTTGCAAATAAAAGAAAATGCAGCAATTGATGTTAGTGAAAATGGTGATGGCTCGAATTATGGATTTTATAGTCTAGTCATCCATACACCGAAAGAGGATTCGGAAGTTTATATGGATATTACGAAAAAAGGCGGCTATCCTATTTGGGTAATAAATCATCGTGAAGTTAGAGAGGAAAGAATAAGCTTAAATGATGCTGCCGATAAGGCTAAAGATTACTTGAATACCCAAAACTTTACAGATATACAGCTTTTTGAAAGTACTCAATATGATTCAGTTGGTGTTTTCACTTTTGTTGCGATCGAAGACAATGTTAGGATTTACCCTGATTCCATAAGGGTAAAGGTGGCACTTGATAATGGGGATATTATTGGTTTTTCAGCCAATGATTATTTAATGGCACATCATAAAAGAACAATTCCTAAAGCGAAAATTCCAATAGAGCAAGCTATGCAAAAAGTCAACCCTGCGGTAAAGGTGATGGAAAATCGTTTGGCGATTATTAACAATGATATCGGTAAGGAAGTTCTTTGTTATGAAATTTTAGGAACGGTTCATAATGATACGTACCGAATTTATATTAATGCGATTGATGGCTCCGAGGAAAAGGTAGAAAAATTAAGGAATGCAGAGCCAATCTACGATCAAGTATAA
- a CDS encoding pilus assembly protein PilZ — MLNVGDTLSIEIKNADEFERFRSKIVDRRGEQLFIDYPVSEKTGKIAFFLDGTEIRVSFHAKDSAVYMFDSQIVGRKKENIPMIIISYPGKEKLLRIQRREFVRIDSTLDIAVHPVNNEDFQPFTSITVDISAGGAAILLPTNHKIKSQMQLFCYLVLPLSNGEYYYIKALCKTIRIISGTKGSKDIVSIQFLNLSQSETQQITRYCFDKQLSERKRGR, encoded by the coding sequence TTGCTAAATGTAGGGGATACACTAAGTATTGAAATAAAAAACGCTGATGAATTCGAAAGGTTTAGAAGCAAAATAGTTGATCGCAGAGGAGAGCAACTATTTATTGATTATCCAGTTAGTGAAAAGACGGGAAAGATTGCCTTTTTTTTGGATGGAACGGAAATTAGAGTTTCATTTCATGCAAAAGACAGCGCTGTCTATATGTTCGATTCTCAGATTGTTGGCAGAAAAAAGGAAAATATACCAATGATTATCATTAGCTATCCAGGTAAAGAAAAACTACTTCGTATTCAAAGAAGAGAGTTTGTTCGCATTGATTCGACATTGGATATTGCTGTGCATCCGGTTAATAACGAGGATTTTCAGCCTTTTACATCGATTACAGTAGATATTAGTGCTGGTGGAGCGGCTATCTTACTACCAACAAATCATAAAATCAAATCCCAAATGCAATTATTTTGTTACTTAGTACTACCTTTATCTAATGGTGAATACTATTATATTAAGGCTCTTTGCAAAACTATTCGAATTATTTCTGGAACAAAGGGAAGCAAAGATATCGTATCGATTCAGTTTCTTAATTTAAGTCAATCTGAAACTCAACAAATTACGCGTTATTGTTTTGATAAGCAATTAAGTGAGAGAAAAAGAGGACGATAA
- a CDS encoding YpfB family protein, producing the protein MKIVEKYIFILVILHLFFLIIGQWFISNPVLAPYVSKIIYYEGVMKDQYSEIIETMNR; encoded by the coding sequence TTGAAGATAGTTGAAAAATACATATTTATACTCGTCATCCTGCATTTATTCTTTTTAATTATTGGTCAATGGTTCATTTCTAATCCAGTTCTGGCACCGTATGTAAGCAAAATTATTTACTATGAAGGTGTCATGAAAGATCAGTATTCAGAGATAATTGAAACAATGAACAGATAA
- a CDS encoding (d)CMP kinase, which yields MKVAIDGPAAAGKSTVAKRIAEKCSFIYIDTGAMYRALTYKALQNNVDLEDEKQLVDLLGSTHITLEAANQGGKVFIDGEDVTKEIRENDVTNHVSIVSKHPRIRKVMVRRQQQLAEEGGVVMDGRDIGTHVLPDAEVKIFMIASVEERAKRRFSENLQKGIQTDLEKLKEEIILRDKLDSERTAAPLKKAEDAIEIDTTSLSIEQVIDKVIQIIEERS from the coding sequence ATGAAAGTGGCTATTGATGGACCTGCGGCGGCGGGAAAGAGTACGGTTGCGAAACGCATAGCCGAAAAGTGTTCTTTTATCTATATTGATACTGGCGCGATGTACCGTGCCCTTACATATAAAGCTTTGCAAAATAATGTCGATTTAGAAGATGAGAAACAATTAGTGGATTTATTAGGTAGTACACATATCACCCTTGAAGCAGCTAATCAAGGTGGAAAAGTGTTCATCGATGGGGAAGACGTTACAAAGGAAATTCGTGAAAATGATGTAACAAACCATGTTTCGATTGTATCGAAACATCCTAGGATTCGAAAGGTTATGGTCAGAAGGCAACAACAGCTAGCTGAAGAAGGCGGTGTTGTCATGGATGGCCGTGATATTGGCACCCATGTACTGCCAGATGCGGAAGTTAAGATTTTTATGATTGCATCTGTTGAGGAAAGAGCAAAAAGAAGATTTTCCGAAAATTTACAAAAAGGAATTCAAACAGATTTAGAGAAATTAAAAGAAGAGATTATTCTTAGAGACAAATTAGATTCAGAGAGAACCGCGGCACCATTAAAAAAAGCTGAGGACGCGATTGAAATTGATACGACCTCTCTTTCAATCGAACAAGTCATTGATAAGGTCATTCAGATTATCGAAGAGAGGAGTTGA
- a CDS encoding 1-acyl-sn-glycerol-3-phosphate acyltransferase, which produces MWLYRFGKALCGVYLRSLYKIEVIGAENVPKDGGVLLCSNHISNNDPPLVGVTCPRDINFMAKEELFKIPVLKTIMHGIRAFPVKRGMSDRNALKAGLSLLKEGHVLGLFPEGTRSKTGELGTGLAGAGFFALRSNAAIVPCAVIGPYKRFSKIKVVYGKPIDFEAVRANKLSAQEATDFIMEAIRDLLENNR; this is translated from the coding sequence TTGTGGCTTTATAGGTTTGGGAAAGCACTTTGCGGTGTTTACCTAAGATCTCTTTACAAAATAGAAGTCATTGGTGCAGAGAATGTCCCGAAAGACGGCGGCGTTTTACTCTGCAGTAATCATATATCAAATAATGACCCGCCACTTGTTGGTGTAACCTGTCCAAGGGATATAAACTTTATGGCTAAAGAAGAGCTTTTTAAAATACCTGTTTTGAAAACGATTATGCATGGTATAAGAGCCTTTCCTGTCAAGCGGGGGATGAGTGATCGAAATGCACTGAAAGCAGGACTTTCGTTGCTAAAGGAAGGTCATGTTTTGGGGCTCTTTCCAGAAGGTACGAGATCGAAGACAGGTGAATTAGGCACCGGCCTTGCTGGCGCAGGATTTTTTGCTTTACGATCCAATGCTGCTATTGTGCCTTGTGCCGTCATAGGACCATATAAACGCTTTAGTAAGATAAAGGTAGTATATGGTAAGCCAATCGATTTTGAAGCTGTTCGCGCCAATAAATTATCAGCGCAAGAAGCAACAGATTTCATCATGGAAGCCATTCGTGACTTGCTTGAAAATAATCGCTAA
- the rpsA gene encoding 30S ribosomal protein S1, producing the protein MTEEMNQNLEVRAFLVGDAVNGKVTKVEDKHVLVDIGFKVEGIVPISELSSLHIEKAGDVVQVGDELTLKVTKVEEEEIILSKKAVDAEKAWDELEKKFETGEVFEAEVKDVVKGGLVVDIGVRGFIPASLVERHFVEDFSDYKEKKLKLKVVELDREKNRVILSHRAVLDDEIALRKQDTIDSLHVGQVLEGTVQRIAEFGVFVDIGGIDGLVHISQLAHQHVEKPSDVVAEGQKVNVKVLSIDKENERISLSIKETLPGPWDVIEFKQGDIVEGIVKRLVSFGAFVEVAPSVEGLVHISQIANRHIGTPHEVLKEGELVKVKILDMNKENQRISLSIKELLEEDPKEDYKAYQPTEDSSGFSLGDMIGDQLKKLK; encoded by the coding sequence ATGACGGAAGAAATGAATCAAAATTTAGAGGTTAGAGCATTTCTAGTAGGGGATGCTGTTAATGGTAAAGTTACAAAAGTTGAAGATAAGCATGTGCTAGTTGATATTGGCTTTAAGGTCGAAGGTATTGTACCAATAAGCGAACTTTCTAGTTTACATATTGAGAAAGCAGGCGATGTTGTTCAAGTTGGTGATGAACTGACGCTGAAGGTAACAAAAGTGGAAGAAGAAGAAATCATTCTTTCTAAAAAAGCTGTTGATGCCGAAAAAGCTTGGGATGAACTTGAGAAAAAGTTTGAAACAGGTGAAGTGTTTGAAGCAGAAGTAAAAGATGTAGTAAAAGGCGGTTTAGTTGTTGATATTGGTGTCCGCGGCTTTATACCAGCTTCATTAGTGGAGCGGCATTTTGTTGAAGATTTTTCTGACTACAAGGAAAAAAAATTAAAATTAAAAGTTGTCGAGTTAGACCGTGAAAAAAATCGTGTGATTCTTTCTCATCGTGCTGTTCTTGATGATGAAATTGCTTTAAGGAAACAAGATACAATTGATTCTTTACACGTTGGGCAAGTATTAGAAGGAACGGTACAACGAATCGCTGAATTTGGCGTTTTTGTTGATATTGGCGGAATTGATGGGTTAGTACATATTTCCCAGTTAGCACATCAACATGTTGAGAAGCCGTCTGATGTAGTTGCAGAAGGTCAAAAGGTAAATGTAAAAGTACTTTCCATTGATAAAGAAAATGAAAGAATCTCATTGTCAATTAAAGAAACATTGCCAGGCCCGTGGGATGTTATTGAATTTAAGCAAGGGGATATTGTGGAAGGAATCGTAAAACGTTTAGTAAGCTTTGGAGCATTTGTTGAAGTAGCTCCTAGTGTTGAAGGACTCGTTCATATTTCGCAAATAGCCAACCGCCATATTGGCACACCACATGAGGTGTTAAAAGAAGGTGAACTGGTAAAGGTTAAGATTCTCGATATGAATAAAGAGAATCAAAGAATTTCTCTTAGTATTAAAGAATTGCTTGAAGAAGATCCAAAGGAAGATTATAAAGCTTATCAACCAACGGAGGACTCATCTGGCTTCTCGTTAGGTGATATGATTGGTGATCAACTTAAAAAATTAAAATAG
- a CDS encoding type 2 isopentenyl-diphosphate Delta-isomerase, translating into MNRAERKIQHLHHALELHSKHTNGLEDVQFVHHSIPELSVDDIEVKTQIGELHLSSPIFINAMTGGGGEKTVEINRRLAQVAKECQVAMALGSQMAAIKDKNEIKSYKVVREENPNGIIFANLGSEATLEQAKAAIEMVEADALQIHLNVIQELTMPEGDRDFSDTLARIETIARHLNLPLIVKEVGFGISRKTAGQLKNVGVSIIDVGGFGGTNFAEIENNRRKTSLSFFNDWGIPTAASIAEACSLEESISVIASGGLENALDIAKSIALGASAAAFAGKFLKTLVTDGEEALVNEIKMLEENLKLIMTALGARAIADLQKAAVVISGKTHHWLQERGIDTKSYSNR; encoded by the coding sequence GTGAATAGAGCGGAACGAAAAATACAGCATTTGCATCATGCTTTAGAATTACATTCGAAGCATACTAATGGACTAGAAGACGTTCAATTTGTTCACCACTCTATTCCGGAGCTTTCAGTCGATGATATAGAAGTAAAGACTCAAATAGGCGAACTTCATCTAAGTTCGCCTATTTTTATCAATGCGATGACTGGAGGCGGTGGTGAGAAAACAGTTGAAATTAATCGAAGGCTGGCGCAAGTCGCTAAAGAGTGTCAAGTAGCAATGGCACTTGGCTCACAAATGGCGGCGATTAAGGACAAAAATGAAATAAAATCGTACAAGGTTGTTCGGGAGGAAAATCCAAACGGGATTATATTTGCAAATCTCGGCAGTGAAGCAACGCTTGAACAGGCAAAAGCAGCGATTGAGATGGTCGAAGCAGATGCGCTGCAAATCCATCTTAATGTCATTCAAGAGCTAACAATGCCAGAAGGTGACCGTGATTTCAGTGATACTTTAGCAAGAATTGAAACGATTGCACGTCATTTAAATCTTCCGCTCATTGTTAAAGAAGTAGGATTTGGCATAAGCCGCAAAACAGCTGGACAGCTTAAAAATGTCGGTGTCTCAATTATCGATGTTGGCGGTTTTGGTGGAACGAATTTTGCTGAAATCGAAAATAACCGTAGAAAAACAAGCTTGTCTTTTTTTAATGATTGGGGTATTCCGACGGCTGCTTCAATTGCAGAAGCGTGCTCTTTGGAAGAATCTATTTCAGTCATTGCGTCAGGGGGATTGGAAAATGCTCTTGATATTGCCAAATCAATTGCATTAGGAGCTTCTGCAGCAGCTTTTGCCGGCAAGTTTTTAAAAACTTTGGTTACAGATGGTGAAGAGGCCTTAGTTAACGAAATAAAAATGCTCGAAGAAAATTTAAAGCTAATCATGACAGCCTTAGGTGCGAGAGCAATCGCGGATCTACAAAAAGCAGCGGTCGTTATAAGCGGGAAAACCCACCATTGGCTTCAAGAGCGTGGGATTGATACAAAATCATATAGCAATCGGTAA
- a CDS encoding YpzI family protein, with protein sequence MGRDRQEKKLKQSKKVASDRDPELHNKGATMLEGPDASRSLNK encoded by the coding sequence ATGGGACGTGACCGTCAAGAGAAGAAGCTTAAACAATCGAAAAAGGTAGCATCTGACCGTGATCCAGAGCTGCACAATAAAGGGGCTACGATGTTAGAAGGCCCTGATGCTTCAAGATCTTTGAATAAATAA
- a CDS encoding ribosome biogenesis GTPase Der encodes MAKPVVAIVGRPNVGKSTIFNRVVGERISIVEDIPGVTRDRIYSSGEWLNQSFNIIDTGGIEIGDEPLLVQMRQQAEIAIDEADVIIFMVNGREGMTGADEEVAKLLFRSKKPIVLAVNKIDNHEMKDQIYEFYSLGFGEPFPISGSHGLGLGDLLDEVVKHFPKQGEEEYDDSVIQFCLIGRPNVGKSSLVNAILGEERVIVSDIEGTTRDAIDTKLTREGQEYVIIDTAGMRKRGKVYENLEKYSVLRALKAIERSDVVLVVLDGERGIIEQDKKIAGYAHEAGRAVVIVVNKWDAVEKDEKTMKEFEQKIRDHFQFLDYAPIVFLSAKTKKRIHTLLPMINTAAESHNMRVQTNVLNDVIMDAVAMNPTPTDRGTRLKIYYVTQVAVKPPTFVIFVNDPELLHFSYARFLENKIREAFEFTGSPIKIIARARK; translated from the coding sequence ATGGCAAAACCAGTAGTGGCAATCGTCGGTCGTCCGAATGTCGGCAAGTCGACGATTTTTAATAGAGTTGTGGGTGAAAGAATTTCGATTGTTGAGGATATACCAGGGGTAACAAGGGATCGTATTTATAGTTCTGGAGAATGGCTAAATCAATCGTTTAATATTATTGATACAGGTGGGATTGAAATAGGGGACGAGCCCTTGCTTGTACAGATGAGACAACAAGCTGAAATTGCGATTGATGAAGCAGATGTGATTATTTTTATGGTGAATGGGCGCGAAGGAATGACTGGCGCTGATGAAGAGGTAGCCAAACTGCTATTTCGTTCGAAAAAACCAATTGTTTTAGCAGTCAATAAGATTGATAACCACGAAATGAAAGATCAAATCTACGAGTTTTATTCATTAGGCTTTGGTGAGCCTTTTCCGATTTCAGGCTCCCATGGGTTAGGCTTAGGGGATTTATTAGATGAGGTTGTCAAGCATTTTCCTAAGCAGGGTGAAGAAGAGTATGACGACTCCGTTATTCAATTTTGTTTAATAGGTCGTCCAAATGTCGGGAAATCCTCTTTAGTTAATGCGATTTTAGGGGAAGAACGGGTCATCGTAAGCGACATTGAAGGTACGACAAGAGATGCGATTGATACAAAATTGACGCGCGAAGGCCAGGAATATGTCATCATTGACACAGCGGGTATGAGAAAAAGAGGCAAAGTATATGAAAACCTTGAAAAATATAGTGTTCTCCGCGCTTTAAAAGCAATCGAACGTTCCGATGTTGTGCTTGTTGTTTTAGATGGTGAAAGAGGGATTATTGAACAAGATAAAAAAATTGCTGGCTACGCTCATGAAGCAGGCCGTGCCGTTGTAATTGTTGTGAATAAATGGGATGCAGTTGAAAAAGATGAAAAAACAATGAAAGAGTTTGAACAAAAGATTAGAGATCATTTTCAATTTTTGGACTATGCCCCGATTGTGTTTTTATCAGCGAAAACGAAAAAGAGAATTCATACGCTCCTACCAATGATTAATACAGCGGCTGAAAGCCATAATATGCGCGTTCAAACGAATGTTTTGAACGATGTTATTATGGATGCGGTGGCGATGAATCCAACCCCAACTGATAGGGGGACAAGATTAAAAATTTATTATGTCACCCAAGTCGCTGTCAAACCACCGACTTTCGTTATTTTTGTTAATGATCCTGAATTATTGCATTTTTCTTATGCGCGTTTTTTAGAAAATAAAATTCGTGAGGCTTTTGAGTTTACTGGCTCACCAATCAAGATTATTGCTCGTGCCCGGAAATGA
- a CDS encoding NAD(P)H-dependent glycerol-3-phosphate dehydrogenase, translating to MGKCAVIGAGSWGTALAMVLADNGHKVRFWGHRKEQMEEINTRHTNEKYLPGIELPTSIVGYFNLEEALQNNEILILAVPTKAIREVLKKIVPFLKNKTLICHVSKGIEPETLKRISEMITEEVPSHLLEDVVVLSGPSHAEEVSRRQPTTVTASSTNIQAAERIQDLFINTNFRVYTNPDIIGVEIGGALKNIIALGAGISDGLGYGDNAKAALITRGLAEIARLGTKLGANPLTFAGLTGIGDLIVTCTSVHSRNWRAGNLLGKGHKLDEVLENMGMVVEGVRTTKAAYQLAKRENIEMPITTAIYNILFNHCPPKDAVEGLMGRCKTHEMEDLSLITKKK from the coding sequence ATGGGGAAATGTGCTGTCATTGGCGCTGGGAGCTGGGGAACGGCGTTGGCGATGGTTCTTGCCGATAACGGGCATAAAGTTAGGTTCTGGGGACATCGAAAAGAGCAAATGGAAGAAATTAATACTCGCCATACAAATGAAAAATATTTACCAGGTATAGAGCTGCCAACAAGCATTGTTGGGTATTTTAATTTAGAGGAAGCACTACAAAATAATGAAATACTTATACTTGCTGTACCTACAAAAGCGATAAGAGAAGTATTAAAAAAAATAGTCCCGTTCCTTAAAAACAAGACCCTTATATGCCATGTCAGCAAAGGGATTGAGCCTGAAACATTAAAGCGAATTTCGGAAATGATTACAGAAGAAGTACCAAGTCATTTATTGGAGGATGTCGTTGTTTTGTCCGGTCCTTCCCATGCCGAGGAAGTTAGCAGAAGACAGCCAACAACGGTAACGGCTTCGTCTACTAATATCCAAGCGGCAGAAAGGATTCAAGACTTATTTATTAATACAAATTTTCGCGTATATACGAACCCGGATATCATCGGTGTTGAAATTGGTGGCGCTTTAAAGAATATTATCGCTCTTGGAGCAGGCATTTCTGATGGTCTTGGCTATGGTGATAATGCAAAAGCAGCTTTGATTACAAGAGGATTAGCGGAAATCGCTAGGCTTGGAACGAAGTTAGGAGCAAACCCACTAACCTTTGCCGGTTTGACAGGTATTGGTGACTTAATTGTAACATGTACGAGTGTCCACAGTCGTAACTGGCGTGCAGGTAACTTGCTTGGGAAAGGGCATAAACTTGATGAAGTACTAGAAAATATGGGAATGGTCGTTGAGGGCGTAAGGACTACGAAGGCTGCTTATCAGCTGGCTAAAAGAGAAAATATTGAGATGCCAATCACAACTGCTATTTACAATATTCTTTTCAATCATTGTCCCCCAAAAGATGCTGTGGAAGGATTAATGGGGCGTTGCAAAACCCACGAAATGGAGGATTTATCTTTAATTACGAAAAAGAAGTAG
- a CDS encoding stage VI sporulation protein F has product MGEFEFKHKELFDKIEDKTNIKSADLFALADSVKEANFADENTVRKLIKQLSTLANIPVSENLENSIVESFINQNVQLDFHLIGEMTEKISGG; this is encoded by the coding sequence GTGGGTGAATTTGAATTCAAACATAAGGAGTTATTCGATAAAATAGAAGATAAAACAAATATAAAATCAGCCGATCTTTTTGCATTAGCTGATTCTGTTAAAGAAGCGAATTTTGCAGATGAAAATACAGTTCGAAAGCTCATCAAGCAATTGTCAACACTGGCGAATATTCCTGTTTCCGAGAATCTAGAGAATTCAATTGTAGAATCCTTTATTAATCAAAATGTACAATTAGATTTTCACCTTATCGGTGAAATGACTGAGAAAATTAGCGGAGGATAG
- a CDS encoding DUF2768 domain-containing protein — protein MTPGMVKMYISFVGIGFMFFSVLLIYLSRYKLKGILSTIIAVIAYILMILAGIIIFFVVFSGPVPD, from the coding sequence ATGACCCCAGGTATGGTAAAAATGTATATTTCATTTGTTGGCATTGGTTTTATGTTTTTCTCCGTTTTATTAATTTATTTAAGTAGGTACAAACTAAAGGGAATTTTAAGTACAATTATAGCGGTAATCGCCTATATTTTAATGATTTTAGCAGGTATCATCATCTTTTTTGTTGTATTTAGCGGGCCAGTCCCAGATTAA
- the spoIVA gene encoding stage IV sporulation protein A: MEKVDIFKDIAERTGGDIYLGVVGAVRTGKSTFIKKFMELVVLPSIKNEADKIRAQDELPQSAAGRTIMTTEPKFVPNQAVAVAVADGLEVNIRLVDCVGYTVPGAKGYEDENGPRMINTPWYEEPIPFHEAAEIGTRKVIQEHSTLGVVITTDGSIGEIPRSDYVESEQRVIEELKEVGKPFIMIINTVHPHHPNTENLRQELNEKYDIPVLAMSVESMREQDVINVLRETLYEFPVLEVNVNLPSWVMVLREEHWLRQSYQEAVKDTVKDIKRLRDVDRVVGHFGEYDFIDQASLAGIEMGQGIAEIDLYAPDDLYDQILKEVVGVEIRGKDHLLQLMQEFAHAKSEYDQVSDALKMVKQTGYGIAAPSLQDMSLDEPEIIRQGSRFGVRLKAVAPSIHMVKVDVESEFAPIIGTEKQSEELVRYLMQDFEDDPLSIWNSDIFGRSLSSIVREGIQAKLSLMPENARYKLKETLERIINEGSGGLIAIIL, from the coding sequence ATGGAAAAAGTAGATATTTTTAAAGATATTGCAGAACGCACTGGCGGCGATATATATTTGGGTGTCGTGGGTGCTGTAAGAACTGGGAAATCCACGTTTATTAAAAAATTTATGGAATTAGTTGTTCTACCAAGTATCAAAAATGAAGCAGATAAGATTCGTGCTCAGGATGAGCTGCCGCAAAGTGCTGCAGGTCGCACAATTATGACAACTGAACCAAAGTTTGTCCCTAATCAAGCAGTTGCAGTAGCAGTTGCTGACGGCTTAGAGGTTAATATTAGATTAGTTGATTGTGTCGGCTATACAGTACCAGGTGCAAAAGGATATGAGGATGAGAATGGCCCACGGATGATTAATACACCATGGTATGAAGAGCCGATTCCCTTTCACGAGGCAGCTGAAATTGGCACAAGAAAGGTTATTCAAGAACACTCAACATTAGGCGTCGTGATTACAACAGATGGCTCGATTGGTGAAATCCCTCGTTCAGATTATGTTGAATCAGAACAACGTGTAATCGAAGAGCTAAAGGAAGTTGGTAAGCCGTTTATTATGATTATTAATACGGTTCATCCGCACCACCCTAACACAGAGAATTTAAGACAGGAATTGAATGAAAAATATGATATCCCAGTGTTAGCAATGAGCGTTGAAAGCATGCGGGAACAGGATGTTATCAATGTTCTTCGTGAAACACTATATGAGTTCCCTGTCTTAGAAGTGAATGTAAATTTACCGAGCTGGGTAATGGTATTAAGAGAGGAGCACTGGTTACGTCAAAGCTATCAAGAAGCAGTAAAGGATACAGTAAAAGATATCAAGCGATTAAGAGATGTTGACCGTGTTGTCGGCCATTTTGGTGAGTATGATTTTATTGACCAGGCAAGTCTTGCAGGCATTGAAATGGGCCAAGGAATTGCTGAAATTGATTTATACGCACCAGACGATCTTTACGATCAAATCTTAAAAGAAGTAGTCGGTGTAGAAATTCGCGGAAAAGATCATCTACTCCAACTTATGCAGGAGTTTGCCCATGCGAAGTCCGAGTATGACCAAGTGTCCGATGCCTTAAAGATGGTTAAACAAACCGGATATGGCATTGCCGCGCCATCTTTACAAGATATGAGCTTAGATGAGCCTGAAATTATTCGTCAAGGGTCACGGTTTGGTGTCCGTTTAAAAGCGGTAGCTCCTTCAATCCACATGGTGAAGGTAGATGTCGAATCTGAATTTGCGCCAATTATTGGAACAGAAAAGCAAAGTGAAGAGCTCGTTCGATACTTAATGCAAGATTTTGAGGATGACCCACTCTCCATTTGGAACTCCGATATCTTCGGGCGTTCTTTAAGCTCTATTGTTAGGGAAGGCATTCAAGCGAAATTATCATTAATGCCAGAAAATGCTCGCTACAAGCTTAAAGAAACACTAGAAAGAATTATCAATGAAGGCTCCGGTGGATTGATTGCTATTATCCTTTAA
- a CDS encoding HU family DNA-binding protein: MNKTDLINAVAEGTELSKKDATKAVDAVFDAIMNALQQGDKVQLIGFGNFEVRERAARKGRNPQTARTDALYALAS, from the coding sequence ATGAACAAAACAGATTTAATTAATGCAGTAGCTGAAGGAACTGAATTATCAAAGAAAGATGCTACTAAAGCTGTTGATGCTGTTTTCGACGCTATTATGAACGCATTACAACAAGGCGATAAAGTTCAATTAATCGGGTTTGGTAATTTTGAGGTACGTGAGCGTGCAGCTCGTAAAGGCCGCAATCCACAAACTGCGCGCACCGATGCGCTTTATGCCCTAGCTTCATAA